One Alligator mississippiensis isolate rAllMis1 chromosome 16, rAllMis1, whole genome shotgun sequence genomic region harbors:
- the LOC132246531 gene encoding maestro heat-like repeat-containing protein family member 2B, producing MDAAEGELRGLREELKAASPEAVLTSSCQMAKVTGKFLPSTQALDLVGTIMDGMLSASPTCATAAGHWFCAVLRENGDALLNEVPDILSTIFIRMPTMQERSMRGFLLEGVGILAMFHLEAVITSLLAKPLPMDSDTSELWRALGRDDVSTLHILRLLLEKIHYPAGTEGSPSEGTAALGPLAATCASLEMLTTMHSSSVLRELLPELLCALLEQVGHTVGQDMPMPTASIRRRQLQKGQVCTVGNPCRLSMETLACTISKGLGERVAADLSKAGTWPLLESPQTHHEGVCQLARTLLPLGIITPQFIGQVLKWASSPTENLRVTGTAFISQLMCDPVLEDEKLLKAVLSLLQQQARDTNNLVQQMAARGLGNIVYGAPEQLKTHQKAVVETLFQASFVPARPEIREEGMRALTRVFKHLGTDAGPLVEDAAMHIRPFFNHDNDGLHAVAFSLFGALAGCMKRRQAFYKNQVRQSLGTLLLHLEDPNPQVAKAREKPALLEGLCQAAQGHYSSPWPEIQMAAIQFTGILLEYAAPRSAGQIKVARLLSSLQTLGQDTSQEVQDVATQVAEAISKSPWGSILQEEENHGHTLPYITSLLCFGCLRPRSI from the exons ATGGATGCAGCAGAGGGGGAGCTGAGAGGTCTCCGGGAGGAGCTCAAAgctgccagccctgaggctgtgctgaCATCATCCTGCCAAATGGCGAAG GTCACTGGCAAATTCTTGCCCTCCACCCAGGCCCTTGATTTGGTGGGGACAATAATGGATGGCATgctttctgccagccccacgtgtgccacagcagcaggccacTGGTTCTGTGCAGTCCTGAGGGAGAATGGAGATGCCCTTCTGAATGAG GTGCCGGACATCCTGTCCACTATCTTTATACGGATGCCAACAATGCAGGAGAGGTCCATGCGAGGCTTCCTGTTAGAAGGCGTTGGCATTCTTGCCATGTTTCACCTAGAGGCAGTGATCACCAGCCTCCTTGCCAAGCCTCTGCCAATGGACAG TGACACCTCTGAGCTCTGGAGGGCCTTGGGGAGGGATGACGTCTCCACCCTCCATATACTCCGTTTGCTTCTGGAGAAGATCCACTATCCAGCTGGCACAGAGGGTAGCCCATCTgagggcactgcagccctgggacctCTCGCA GCAACATGTGCATCTCTGGAGATGCTGACTACCATGCACTCCAGCTCAGTCCTGAGGGAGCTACTCCCCGAGCTCCTGTGTGCTCTTCTAGAGCAAGTTGGCCACACCGTGGGGCAGGACATGCCGATGCCCACAGCAAGCATCCGGCGGAGGCAGCTGCAAAAGGGGCAGGTGTGCACAGTGGGCAACCCTTGCAG GCTTTCTATGGAGACCCTGGCCTGCACTATATCAAAGGGCCTGGGGGAGAGAGTGGCTGCAGACCTTTCCAAAGCAGGAACCTGGCCACTACTTGAGAGCCCTCAGACACACCACGAGGGGgtgtgccagctggccag GACTCTTCTCCCACTGGGAATAATAACGCCCCAATTTATAGGGCAGGTCTTGAAGTGGGCCAGTTCCCCAACGGAAAATCTCCGTGTAACTGGTACGGCCTTCATCAGCCAG CTTATGTGTGACCCAGTCCTTGAAGATGAAAAGCTCCTGAAGGCAGTCCTTTCTTTACTTCAGCAGCAAGCCAGGGACACAAATAACCTTGTCCAACAAATGGCAGCCAGAGGACTAGGCAACATCGTGTACGGTGCCCCTGAGCAG CTAAAAACCCACCAGAAGGCCGTCGTGGAGACCCTGTTCCAGGCATCATTTGTTCCTGCCAGGCCTGAGATCAGGGAGGAGGGCATGCGGGCACTCACCCGCGTCTTTAAACATCTGGGGACGGATGCGGGGCCCCTGGTTGAGGATGCAGCTATGCACATCAGGCCCTTTTTTAACCAT GACAACGACGGTCTTCACGCCGTGGCTTTCTCCCTCTTCGgcgccctggcaggctgcatgaaAAGAAGGCAAGCCTTTTATAAAAACCAGGTGAGGCAGAGCCTGGGAACACTCCTGCTTCACCTGGAGGACCCCAACCCGCAGGTGGCCAAG GCCAGAGAAAAACCTGCTCTTTTGGagggtctctgccaggcagcccagggacACTACTCAAGCCCGTGGCCAGAAATTCAGATGGCAGCCATCCAATTTACAG GTATCCTTCTGGAGTATGCTGCCCCCAGGAGTGCCGGACAGATAAAGGTTGCACGCCTGCTGAGCT ctctgcaaaCTCTGGGACAGGACACCTCCCAGGAGGTCCAAGATGTGGCCACTCAGGTTGCAGAGGCTATTTCTAAAAGCCCTTGGGGCAGCATATTGCAAGAAGAGGAAAACCATGGGCATACCCTTCCCTATATCACTTCATTGCTCTGTTTTGGGTGCCTAAGGCCCCGCTCCATTTAA
- the LOC132246608 gene encoding maestro heat-like repeat-containing protein family member 2B → MYELQCHVGIMELPPIYFLITLGDLASAYALRSEPFLVLMLSKLRFVLRLVETDQMKRALCGVVEGFAQAANLIFHVGDESPFPSCRAADYGFHVLPFFNLMSSSWPTSEDLELQQAAVKALGPAMGLLLHHEKHRNTVFERLPCLLQQYEGGVDNLHVTMSLSQLLEVAYDFEVPLPDGKLKSICFALHTQVCDIAQLPGSENQVKVFYCLRLLDQFISFVGSRLKTDKEGSCVASLSIFSGIIAADLPEMSQKKCTVVKAMRCMLGDQSAEVKKAVLHFVRTLLSVQGLDDWAWDLVAYNFKQSSLSRSQMPHFLRFRGCWRDSWWLPRPWVTAHSALRALWALHRMIHPAVGEQWRVKIPILLSTIEASGNPETSQDNVWWEHLLLKFLNMTLKSIADDAWSSQLSLELQHQTASYACSSPEKSFLYKALGTTLASCQDVAHVKSQLQKSLKGTDYMNASEREHVVTILAFSAEGHLDLTLGTLEDFGAALSKVQVSGIVGRLQDYHQGKRARTHRALILAYGRIAVHGPRTQLLPRVEHDLTRKVLQYYMTSCQVLGINFVNKDFMKEEPMDSLASPVRLRAMLAIKHLSKVKPSLNRDENRNILDDCLKCLLPLPAVQQLREEGETSQDSVQVQALHELSMQALGELMRGLLEEDPAENWFMEMVHLLEPWIFSDKERERERALQASSQLFVAYQETVYCRLQEPLEQFGSLLGLLTPYTCSSLAASRLWAADCIFCLLQLQGEKKCVV, encoded by the exons TTGTGGAAGGCTTTGCCCAGGCTGCCAACCTGATATTTCACGTCGGGGACGAGAGCCCGTTCCCTAGCTGCCGGGCAGCCGACTATGGTTTTCATGTGCTCCCTTTCTTTAAtctcatgagcagcagctggccGACAAGCGAGGACCTGGAG ctgcagcaggctgcggtCAAGGCGCTGGGACCCGCaatgggcctccttctccaccatgagAAGCATCGCAATACTGTTTTTGAGAGgctcccctgtctcctgcagcaatACGAGGGAGGGGTCGACAATCTTCATGTCACCATG AGTCTGAGCCAGCTCTTGGAGGTAGCCTATGATTTTGAGGTCCCTCTCCCCGATGGGAAACTCAAGAGCATCTGctttgccctgcacacccag GTGTGTGATATCGCACAGCTGCCGGGATCAGAGAACCAGGTCAAGGTGTTCTACTGTCTCCGCCTGCTGG accaatttatttcctttgtggGCTCCCGCCTCAAGACTGACAAAGAGGGAAGCTGCGTGGCATCCCTCTCCATCTTTAGCGGCATCATTGCTGCTGACT tgcccgAGATGAGCCAGAAAAAATGTACTGTAGTCAAGGCCATGAGGTGCATGCTTGGTGATCAGAGCGCTGAG gtgaAGAAGGCCGTCCTTCATTTCGTCAGGACACTGctcagtgtgcagggcctggatgaCTGGGCCTGGGACTTAGTGGCCTATAATTTCAAGCAGTCCAGCTTGTCTAGGAGCCAAATG ccACATTTCCTAAGGTTCAGGGGCTGCTGGCGCGACTCCTG GTGGTTGCCtcggccctgggtgacagcacaTTCTGCCCTGCGGGCACTGTGGGCTCTGCACCGCATGATCCACCCTGCTGTTGGAGAGCAGTGGAGGGTCAAGATTCCCATCCTGCTCTCGACTATTGAAG cttcaggaaATCCTGAGACCTCCCAGGACAATGTGTGGtgggagcacctgctgctgaag TTCCTGAACATGACACTGAAGAGCATTGCTGACGATGCCTGGAGCAGTcagctgagcctggagctgcagcaccagACAGCCAgttatgcctgctcctccccggaGAAG AGTTTCCTATATAAGGCACTTGGTACCACTTTGGCCTCTTGCCAGGATGTTGCCCATgtgaaatcccagctccagaAATCTCTGAAGGGCACAGATTACATGAACGCTTCTGAGAGAGAG CACGTTGTGACCATCCTGGCATTCTCAGCCGAGGGCCACCTGGACCTCACCCTGGGCACACTGGAGGACTTTGGTGCGGCTCTGAGTAAAGTGCAGGTGTCTGGGATAGTCGGCCGCCTGCAG GACTATCACCAAGGGAAAAGAGCCAGGACCCACAGGGCCTTGATACTGGCCTACGGCCGAATTGCTGTCCATGGCCCCCGAACACAGCTGCTCCCCCGCGTGGAGCATGATCTCACCAGGAAGGTCCTGCAGTATTACATGACCAGCTGCCAG GTGCTTGGCATCAACTTTGTCAATAAG GACTTCATGAAAGAGGAACCAATGGATTCCTTGGCCTCTCCTGTTCGCCTCAGGGCCATGCTTGCCATTAAGCACCTGAG CAAGGTGAAACCCTCACTAAATCGGGATGAGAACAGAAACATCCTGGATGACTGCTTAAAAtgcctgctgcctcttccagctgttcagcagctgagggaagagggtgaGACCTCTCAGGACTCTGTCCAAGTACAG gcaCTGCACGAGTTGTCCATGCAGGCCTTGGGCGAGCTCATGAGGGGCCTCCTTGAAGAAGACCCCGCTGAGAATTGGTTCATGGAAATGGTCCAT CTGCTTGAGCCGTGGATCTTCTCTGACAAGGAGCGGGAGAGAGAGAGGGCCTTGcaggccagctcccagctctttgttGCCTATCAGGAGACAGTCTATTGCAGA CTACAAGAGCCTTTGGAGCAGTTtgggtccctgctggggctgctgacaCCATACACTTGCAGCTCTCTTGCTGCATCCCGCCTGTGGGCCGCCGACTGCAttttctgccttctgcagctACAAG GAGAGAAGAAGTGCGTGGTGTGA